The Tripterygium wilfordii isolate XIE 37 chromosome 17, ASM1340144v1, whole genome shotgun sequence genome has a window encoding:
- the LOC119982171 gene encoding kiwellin-1-like gives MKIRSFTIIFLLPCFLFIVACSFSLDAQACKPSGKIRGKKPPPKQCNRENDSDCCIKGKWYTTYKCSPPVSWRTKATLTLNSFRKGGDGGGASECDNKFHSDDILVVALSTGWFNNKGRCLKHIYIYGNGRRVKALVVDECDSTMGCDRDHDYQPPCPNNIVDASRAVWKALGVPEKHWGQLVIHWSDA, from the coding sequence ATGAAGATTCGCAGCTTCACAATCATTTTTCTCCTTCCTTGCTTTCTTTTCATTGTAGCATGCTCTTTTTCTCTTGATGCTCAGGCTTGCAAGCCTAGTGGCAAGATTAGAGGAAAAAAGCCTCCACCAAAACAGTGTAACAGGGAAAATGACTCCGACTGCTGCATCAAAGGCAAGTGGTACACAACTTACAAATGCTCCCCGCCGGTTTCATGGCGTACAAAGGCAACCTTAACTCTCAATAGCTTTAGGAAGGGTGGGGATGGTGGTGGTGCATCAGAATGTGACAATAAGTTCCACTCAGATGATATACTTGTGGTAGCTCTATCAACTGGATGGTTCAATAATAAAGGGAGATGCTTGAAACACATTTACATATATGGTAATGGCAGAAGGGTTAAGGCACTAGTGGTTGATGAATGTGACTCGACTATGGGATGTGATCGAGACCATGATTACCAACCTCCATGTcctaacaatattgttgatgctTCCAGGGCAGTTTGGAAGGCATTGGGAGTGCCTGAGAAACATTGGGGTCAACTTGTAATACATTGGTCAGATGCTTGA